CGGATCCCTCCTTCATGTTGGAGTTACGGTGCAAACTATCAAAATGCAGGATATAAGAAGCATCCAGCTAGCGGTTCCATATAAAGCATTAAATCAATTGTCACAACTGATATCCCTTGATCAGCCTTACTTCTCTAGCAAATGAGATTCGAGGTTGATATATTtagacaacaaaaaaaaaggtttttcgAAGTCTGTCTAGCAGCTTCCTCTTGCAGCATCTTAACGAGCATATACTTGTGCGTATCAATTATTCCTGATAAGAATTATTCCCCGCGTGCCATTGCAGATGACGACTTCATCAGAAATGGAGGCAGCCCCGTAGTGTGCTACTACCATGGCTGGGCAGCAGACCGTTTCAGCCCCATGAACTATCGCATCCGGGACATTCCGGGAGATCTGTGCACACACGTAAACCTCAACTACGCCGGCATCGACAAGGACACGCTAGGAGTCAAGGACCTCATACCGGCATACCAGAACAATTCACGTGAGCAATGCACCCTTTTAGACATCGTTCCGCTTTCCCACGTTGATATCGTTCCATCTTGTGATATCTTTTTCCTGTAACTTTGTTCCTGTAATTTGTGTGTGCTAGAACATGAACTGCCGCGAATGATGCATCATCAATTAGCCCGCCAGCAAACGTTAAAAATTTTGGTGGACATGGTCGTTCTTTTTTCTTACGTCTGAGAGTGACGCATGCAAGTGAAAGAAGAAACTGCAGTCAACTCGCAGATGCAGTAACTAAATGCATTGGCTATCAACGACCTCCTGAAAAACTAGCCTTTAGACGCGCTTGCAATCCTTCTCTATGCAAGCAAAGCTAATCGAATATAATAGCTGTAGTTATAGGGTTGCATTAGTAATCGCAGTCTAGCGCTCTCTGCATTCGCACAGCAATATACAGGGCCGGGATAATGTAACGACTCCATTCCaactctttttcttttcgcactcgATCGGTGGTTCCAACTATGCGCTTCGTCTTCGTTATCACCCGGATCAACCGGTAGGGAGCGgcagataacaataaataaataaaattgagcAAAAGATATCGCTACCGAGGCAACACCACCGCAATTATTGatataaagaaggaaagaaaactcGTTCACGCGCAGTCTCACGCTTAAGAGAATTTCACTATGGACGGCAATCGACGCAAACATGGTCCCGTACTATCATAGCCATTATGAAAGGGATGTTTACCAAGCATGGCATCAATCGCCGTCAACTCATTTCTTCTTGCTGCGTGGGCggtaaaaggaaagaaagcgggGCGGTTGCTCCGGAGCTGCTCAACCACTCGGACTGGCTGCTTCCTTGTTCCTCATATTGAAGCTCATTACGCCTTTCGTAACGTTTGTGAATTGCAGATTACAAAGACTTCACGGCCATCAAGAAGAAGTTCCTCTTCGTGAAAACACTGATCTCCCTTGGAGGCTGGGACCACGGAGGCGAATCGTTCTCCTACGTGGCAGCAGACCGCAGCAGGCGGTGCAACTTTACGAGAAACCTGATGAAGTTTCTCAAAGAAAACGACTTCGACGGAGTGGACATCGACTGGAGGTTCCCGGCGAGCCCAGACAAGAACGGAAAGCCGGAGGACAAACAGAACTACGTCTTGTTCCTGAAGGTTAGACACCTTCGGCTACTGCTTTGAAATTACTTAGGGAAATCTGAAGCCATGTTAGCGAGCACAAGAAACTTTTCACTCGCAATGCATTCGTGTGGTCAGCACTTCACCTTCGCCATTTTCAAGGTTGCTGTTAACATTAATTGGATGGCGCTCGTGCCTACGCACCGTTTTTGCATATAAAAGCTCTCAATCCTCCCACTCCATATGTTCAGAGAATCCGCGACGCACTTCTTTCACAACACCTTTAGCGAAAAAAAGGGACGGTATGAATTATTACAGCATATACTAGCACGTATAGCTCATTGTTCATCGCTAAACAACTAGTTCAGTGCAATCAAAAGAAGCCACAGAATCAACTTAACAaaggtttgtttctttttttaagaacgGTCGGCCTTCACTTTTTATACCTAGTTAAAATCGACCTTTCCACGCTAAATGTAGGAAATAAACTTTTGAAATAATATTCTACTTTAGTCTAAGCTCATTTGGGTGTTGCTTTCTATTGCTCCTTTAATCCTATCAGAACGCGCTCTAGATTGTTATTTTATTTAGTAATCAgtattttctttttgatacctTCTGTTCTTCAGTTACGTGAGAATGTGCAATCATTGTGAGTTACCTTTCTCTTTTCCCATCAGAGTCTCTGCAAGCTGCGAAGAAAGGGTTTAATCGTGACCGCTACAGTTCCAATCACTCCTTTTTATCTCGATAATGGATACGACGTCAGACAACTTTCAAAGTAAGCAGTGTAGCGTCAGCATTGTCTCCCTATATATAGAGAACGGACAACTTTTATGTTTTCACATCTTTCCGTACAGGTACGTAGACTGGCTCAATGTGATCGGTTTCGATTTGAGGGGACGCTGGACTGGAATCGCTGATGTTCACAGCCCCCTGTACGCCCGATCCTTCGAGACAGGTGACACTCGGAACCTGAACGTGGTACGTTCTTTGCTGTTGTTATACACCCTCCAGCTTTAGGCTGTTGCAAAGATGGAAAGTTTGATCAGTCGGTGATTTCAATCCGATGTAACAAAATCAAAGCCCCAAACAGGAAACAATCAACGTTACAATGACACATGAGCTCGCTGTGGCCATTGCTCTTCTGTACAGTTTGCCTTAGCACTGTTTTGAAAGTGTGCAACTCCTTCATGCTCGGTTTTCTTCGCCGTATTTAGTGACTACATACCATCATTTCTTTTAATATAGTACCGCTGGGATGAATGCTGTGTCTTCATCATCATACACTTAGGGTTTCTTTCATGCCGGGGGTACTCGAAGCACCGAAGTGCTGCGCCAATAATTTGAACAACGTGAAACAGTTCAATGCACACCATCTCAGGAAATACATACTGTTTGATTTTAGGACTAAACGCATATTTCGCGATAGACATGCATGTAACACGAGTCCACAAAAGTAAATCCTCAAGGGATTGTTCAAAAGAAAGTtgccagatgaaaaaaaaaatatttctctgGATTCAGGCACGATGGAACCTGGAGTTGCCACCAGACTGCGAatatttctgtttctttattaCAGGGAATTAAAACCAAAGCACGTACATTAGTCGCCTCATTAGTCAATATTCACGCAAATTTAAACGTATATCAAAGGAGTGAAACCATTCAAGAACATAGCTAGGGCATATCGCTCAGCTAACTGACCTATTCATGAGGCTATCCGTAAGCAGCGTGAAGGTAAATTAAAAATAGGAAGTACAGGACTATTGATTACAAAAGTTActcaaatgaaaacacgcatgaTGGAGAGAAGCACTCAAATAGGAAAAAGAACCTGACATCATCTTGCTCAATAGAATGTGAATTTCCATTTCACCGTTATACACaaaccttgcgggcttccgccgAATTCGTCCGGTTAAGTAATTTGACGACATTATAGGAGCACGTAAATTACTAAAATGCCGAAAACCTCAAGTCATACATATCCGAAAGGCGACAAGGGGCGTTGTGATACCTTCGATGTTtctttattctgttttttttttacctccatACAGGCGCAAGGGCTGAAGCGTCTTGTGGAGCTCGGAGCACCCAAGAAAAAGCTCGTCCTGGGCATCCCGTTCTTTGGTCGCAGCTATGTGCTCGCGGACAAAGAGAAGCACAAGGTCGGGGATCCCATTAAGGATATACCGGCGGCGCCAGGACCTTTCATCGGTAGCACCGAGATCCTGGCCTACTACGAGGTGACTGCGCCAATCTATTTGATGCTCGATCTATCTATTTCTCTATTTGCTCGATGTATAAGGCAGTATGTGACCCGAAAGGAACGGCAATGGATGGATTAGCCTGGCAGAGTAGTTTATCCGTAAGCTAAGCATACGTATTTATGACTAACTTAGATATGATTCCGCTGCGTATACTGTGACACTGTTCTGTATACACACTGCGCGCCGAGCATAGTTCCGTGTATTCACGGACGCGATGAACACGGTTTCATTGGCCAACGCAAATGCTCAACACTCTAATATGAGCCGAGTGATGTGCTTAAATACGCGAAACCATTTAGATTACAGACCATTTTTACAGACAAAGATTCTTGGGCCCTATGCATCAGAGGGTTACAAAGCGCCCCGAGCATTACTGTAGTTCTTGAAATCTACTGGTCTTAGTGACTGACTGCAGGCGGTATGGACAGCCGAACGTGGTTGAGCTGCTAGTGCCTGctccttcttttttccttcttttcatccCTGAATGCCCTTCGCCTTGAGTCGGGCCCAAACCGGACGCACGTTTTGTTGACGCCCTTACCTTGACTCCTCCTCCTGTTTACCACCTTTCTGAGATTTTCTTGTGTTGTCCTCATCGGTTGCCAGACCGTATGTTAATGCTAAGCATTTTTGACGAGTTCATCCCAATTTATTGTAAGAGGTAGCTGTCCTGCTTTGCAAAATATGAAAATGCTCGACACCTGCGGCTGATGTCAACTTTCCTGGTATCTACGCGCTGGCAGCTTAAATTGTGAATACAGGACCCGTACGCACTAATCGCATTTGTGGGTGGGCTGGAATAAGAGTATTCTAAAATAAGGGCGCATTCGGCTGCAATAAGAGCATACTCGGCAGGGGGGCAAATGGAAGAAGGCACCAACGTGTCCGTGAGCAACGTAGGATTTTGGCCGAATGTGAGAAAGAAAAGCGAATAACCAGCGATCTCATGACTTGACGTATTATACGCGAAGGTTACAAAATCCAATGCAGTGTCCCAATCTTGGTGGTCGGTGGACACAGATTGCCGGCATGTCGGTAATTGTTCGGGTCAGTAGTACCGTCAAGCCATTCGTCAGTGGGTGGTTGGACGTGGGCAGTTCGTGTTGCATCGAGCAAGGCCGTAGAATGTCCTCGATCACCTTCGAAAAGAACTGTCTCCCCCGGTTTTCTAGGAGTTGCCGAGGTGTCCCATGCTGGAGAATGACGTTATGGAGCAAGAAGTTCGCAACATCGGCCGCGCAGCTGGTACGAAAAGCACGGGTGATCGCGAATCGCATTGCATAGTCCTCAGTGAAGGCGACCCATCTGTTTCCTGGGACAGACAGAGGAAACGGGCCACGTTGACGCTGACGCGATGAAACGACTCATATGAAACGTTGAGAGGCTGAAGATTTGCCAGTAAGCGGGAGTAGCAACTTTTTCAGGGGCTGACAAAGGTCGCAAGAGGCCAAGTAACGACGCACCGAGCGGGACATGCCTAGCCAGTAGAAATGACGACGTGCGCGATCGTATGTGCGTGAAATGCTAAGATGCGCCGCTGTTGGCGCATCATGAAGCTAGGCCAGAACAGAGGAACGGAGGTGTGCCGGAATCAGAACTAAGAAGTCAAGACCACCAGAAAGCAGACTGCAACAATGTAAAATACCATCGTGTAGCACAAAGAGGAGGAGCGGGGCACCAGTAGCCTGGGAATTGAGAGGCTTTATAATCTTGCGTAGGACACCGGGTCACGGCGTTGTTCAGCAGCAATTATGAAGAGTTCTGAGATTGTGAGCACAGAAGGCCTGTAGTCTTTTGGTGCAGGTACCGGTTGGTCGACGGGGTACTATGAAAGGCAGTCGGTGTCCCTATGCAAACGGCCAGACTTTTACGTGACTGTATATGATTATTCTTGAAGCCGTAACGCCCAGCGTCCAAGGCAGCCCATGGGATCTTTGAGTGAAGATAGCCACCAGAGAgtgtgatggtcagtgactacggtaAAAGGTCTGCCATACAGATAAGTGCAAAATTTTGCGATGGCCGAAAGAAGAGCGAGGCACTCTCTCTGTAATTGAATAATTCCGCTTAGCGTCTGAATGGAGGCAGCTGGCTTACGCAATAGCACAGTCCTGACCACGTTTACATTGAGCCAGAACAGCAGCGATGCCATGGCCACTGGCGCACGTACTGACTTCCGTGGGAGCAGAATCGTCAAAGTGAGCCAACACAGGTGGCGTAGTTAGCTGTGCGATGAGCTGCGAAAAGGCAGACGTTTAGACAGCACCCTAAGTAaaacgaacgttttttttttttatcgggcaTGTGAGAGGCCCTGTTATCTCTGTAAAATATTTCACAAAGCgacgaaagtaagagcaaaggccaaAAAACTACCGGACGTCTAGCGAAGAACGCGGCGTTGGAAAGTTGGTAACAGTGCGTACTTTGGCAGAGTCCGGTCGGATACCGGCCTCATCAATAAGATGGCCAAGTACGGTGATCCGTCAGTGGTCGAAACAGCATTTGGAGGAGTTAAGTTGAGCTGGGCATTGCGAAATAGCTGCGAAATAGCCGATAGCCATTGAA
This Dermacentor albipictus isolate Rhodes 1998 colony chromosome 1, USDA_Dalb.pri_finalv2, whole genome shotgun sequence DNA region includes the following protein-coding sequences:
- the LOC139054691 gene encoding endochitinase-like isoform X1 gives rise to the protein MFTKVAGRSEARTCQKRLARTSTMFNVFLCGFLLVHMVPTVRTDDDFIRNGGSPVVCYYHGWAADRFSPMNYRIRDIPGDLCTHVNLNYAGIDKDTLGVKDLIPAYQNNSHYKDFTAIKKKFLFVKTLISLGGWDHGGESFSYVAADRSRRCNFTRNLMKFLKENDFDGVDIDWRFPASPDKNGKPEDKQNYVLFLKSLCKLRRKGLIVTATVPITPFYLDNGYDVRQLSKYVDWLNVIGFDLRGRWTGIADVHSPLYARSFETGDTRNLNVAQGLKRLVELGAPKKKLVLGIPFFGRSYVLADKEKHKVGDPIKDIPAAPGPFIGSTEILAYYEICTNIEDGIATREFDNEGKCPYIYYEDQWVGYEDEESVGIKVDFIIKEGYAGVMVFNNDMDDFNGVCGTTHPLLKVVYQKLSEAPERRRRRRR
- the LOC139054691 gene encoding endochitinase-like isoform X2 yields the protein MFNVFLCGFLLVHMVPTVRTDDDFIRNGGSPVVCYYHGWAADRFSPMNYRIRDIPGDLCTHVNLNYAGIDKDTLGVKDLIPAYQNNSHYKDFTAIKKKFLFVKTLISLGGWDHGGESFSYVAADRSRRCNFTRNLMKFLKENDFDGVDIDWRFPASPDKNGKPEDKQNYVLFLKSLCKLRRKGLIVTATVPITPFYLDNGYDVRQLSKYVDWLNVIGFDLRGRWTGIADVHSPLYARSFETGDTRNLNVAQGLKRLVELGAPKKKLVLGIPFFGRSYVLADKEKHKVGDPIKDIPAAPGPFIGSTEILAYYEICTNIEDGIATREFDNEGKCPYIYYEDQWVGYEDEESVGIKVDFIIKEGYAGVMVFNNDMDDFNGVCGTTHPLLKVVYQKLSEAPERRRRRRR